The nucleotide window GCTGGTCTGGCTGGACCACCCGTTCCTCGTGCAGGTGCTGGCGGAGGCGGGGATCACCGCGAGCGAGGACGATATCCTCGGCGCCGAGTACGAGGCCAAGCTCGTGCTGGACGAGATGGTGCGCTCCGGCACCGCGGGCGACGACCGGAAGCGCGGCGAGGTCTACTTCGCCGAGATCTTTCGACGGCTGGGGGTTGAGGACGCGCACTTTCCACCGATCGGCGAGCGGCTCTTCGCGCGCCACGCCGAGCGCAACCTGTGGAGCCGCGTTCGCGAGAACACCATCGAGACGCTGGAGGAGCTGCGGCGCATGGGCTACCGCCTGGGAGTCATCTCGAACGCCGACGGCCGCGTGGAGGCGCTGCTGGAGTCGCTCGGCCTGCGCTCGCAGTTCGAGTTCGTGATCGACTCCGGGCTGGTGGGCGTCGAGAAGCCGGACCCGCGCATCTTCCACATGGGGCTGGAGCGGATGGGGGTGGAGGCGCACGAGGCGGCCTACGTGGGCGACATCTACGAGATCGACGCGGTGGGCGCGCGCAACGTGGGGATGCACGCCTTTCTGATCGACCCGCTGGGACGCTTCGCCGAGGAGCATGGCGACCGCATCCGCGGCATCCACGAGCTTCCGCAGCGGCTGGGTCGTGCCGGCTGAACGCTGGTGGGAGGGGTACTTCGACGAGACCTTCATCGACCTGTACCGCGACTTCCTCACCCCCGAGCGCACCGCGCGCGAGGTCGCCGGCATCCGCGAGATGGTGCCGCTGGAGCCCGGCGCCGAGATCCTGGACGTCGCCTGCGGATGGGGCCGCCACTCGATCGCTCTGGCCGAGGCGGGGTTCCGGGTCATGGGGATGGACCTTTCCGAACCGCTCCTCCGCCACGCCCGCGCCCGCGCCGAGCGCGCCCGCGTCACTGTCAACTGGCTGCGCGCGGACATGCGCGAGATCCCCTTCCGCGGCCGCTTCGACGCCGTTCTCTCCCTCTTTTCGTCGCTCGGCTACTTCCTCTCGGACGAGGAGGACCTGCGCGTCCTGCGCGGCGCGCACGATGCGCTGCGGCCGGGCGGCTTCTTCGTGCTGGAGACGATGCACCGCGACCACGCCGTCGGCGGCTACACGGAGCGCGACTGGTGGGAGGCGGAGGACGGCACCACCGTCTGGGTGGAGCGCGAGTTCGACGCCGTCGACGGGGTGAGCCGCGAGTGGACGCGCTGGCGTCGGGGTGGAAAGTCGGGAGAGAAATTCCACGAGCTGCGCATCCGCAGCGCCACCGAATGGGCCGTGCTCCTTCGCGAGGCGGGCCTGACGCCGATCGAGTGGTACGGGGATTGGGAACTGGCGCCGTTCGTCCATACGAGCGAGGATCTGATCTGCATCGCGCGGCGGTCAACGCGGTAGGGCGGGGCGGCGGGGGTTTGGCGGCCGGGAATACAGGGATCACGGTGGCGGCAGGCACGGGCAGCCACGTGGGGCTGCCCCTACGGGATCTGTGCGCGTGGCGGGGGTCGAGGCGGGGCGGGCGGTGGGCAGACACGCAGGTCTGCCCCTACCGCCATCCGTGCACCAGGGCGGGTGGCGGTGCGGGGGCGGGCACGGGCGCGATGAATCGCGCCCCTACGGGATTCGCGCGGCGCAGGCAGATGCAGACGGCCCGCACGATTCCCCATTCCCCATTCCCCATTCCCCATTCCCATTCCCATTCCCCATT belongs to Longimicrobium sp. and includes:
- a CDS encoding HAD-IA family hydrolase, with translation MKAILFDAGNTLVWLDHPFLVQVLAEAGITASEDDILGAEYEAKLVLDEMVRSGTAGDDRKRGEVYFAEIFRRLGVEDAHFPPIGERLFARHAERNLWSRVRENTIETLEELRRMGYRLGVISNADGRVEALLESLGLRSQFEFVIDSGLVGVEKPDPRIFHMGLERMGVEAHEAAYVGDIYEIDAVGARNVGMHAFLIDPLGRFAEEHGDRIRGIHELPQRLGRAG
- a CDS encoding methyltransferase domain-containing protein, whose amino-acid sequence is MATASAASTSFRSGWVVPAERWWEGYFDETFIDLYRDFLTPERTAREVAGIREMVPLEPGAEILDVACGWGRHSIALAEAGFRVMGMDLSEPLLRHARARAERARVTVNWLRADMREIPFRGRFDAVLSLFSSLGYFLSDEEDLRVLRGAHDALRPGGFFVLETMHRDHAVGGYTERDWWEAEDGTTVWVEREFDAVDGVSREWTRWRRGGKSGEKFHELRIRSATEWAVLLREAGLTPIEWYGDWELAPFVHTSEDLICIARRSTR